One region of Deltaproteobacteria bacterium genomic DNA includes:
- the cpaB gene encoding Flp pilus assembly protein CpaB, producing MKQNKPIILLGVALAIALITSLLSYSWLQKRAQLREGMALKTHPLAVATMDIPWGKVITKEMITMKPFLGESCPPGCFTNGAKVFGRVLTYPIKKDELISESRLAPASIVQGGVAAILPVNKRAMAIKVDKVVGVSGFIHPGNRVDVLVTLNKEKGKSENPITKVVLQNVLVLAAGSDVEEKGKKEKPAQVDVITLEVTPEEGEKLALAATEGKVQLALRNYTDTESVFTRGTTVPYLLASYSPADPPNNPVKRVTVKKKSSESQSSNNQKPEQVKKAFFTVQLIKGNKVSEVNFERGEDQ from the coding sequence ATGAAACAAAATAAACCGATTATTTTGCTGGGAGTGGCTTTGGCGATCGCCCTGATCACCAGTTTGTTGTCATACAGTTGGCTGCAGAAGAGGGCGCAACTGCGGGAGGGGATGGCTTTAAAAACCCATCCGCTTGCCGTGGCGACCATGGATATCCCCTGGGGAAAAGTCATCACCAAAGAGATGATTACCATGAAACCCTTTCTCGGGGAAAGTTGTCCCCCGGGTTGTTTTACCAATGGGGCCAAGGTCTTCGGACGGGTGTTAACCTATCCGATCAAAAAGGATGAACTGATATCGGAATCCAGACTGGCCCCGGCCTCCATCGTCCAGGGCGGGGTAGCGGCTATCTTACCGGTGAATAAAAGGGCCATGGCCATCAAGGTGGATAAGGTGGTTGGGGTCTCCGGGTTTATTCATCCGGGCAACCGGGTGGATGTCCTGGTGACCCTCAATAAAGAAAAAGGTAAAAGTGAGAATCCGATAACCAAGGTGGTTCTGCAAAATGTTCTGGTGCTGGCTGCCGGTTCGGATGTGGAAGAGAAGGGGAAAAAGGAAAAGCCTGCCCAAGTCGATGTCATCACCCTGGAGGTTACTCCGGAAGAAGGGGAAAAGCTGGCCCTGGCCGCTACGGAAGGGAAAGTACAATTGGCCCTGAGAAATTATACCGACACGGAATCTGTTTTTACCAGAGGGACCACAGTTCCCTATCTGTTGGCCTCCTATAGCCCGGCCGATCCTCCGAATAATCCGGTTAAGAGAGTTACAGTCAAAAAAAAATCTTCTGAAAGTCAATCGTCGAATAACCAAAAACCCGAGCAGGTAAAAAAAGCTTTTTTTACCGTGCAATTAATCAAAGGCAATAAAGTCAGCGAAGTCAATTTTGAAAGAGGTGAAGACCAATGA
- a CDS encoding prepilin peptidase — protein MMKTPQTWFLLAALILAVINDLNSQKIPNRLTYPTMALSLIYWTGYNGWSGFLFSLAGILTGLAVLIVFYLAGGMGAGDVKLMAAVGGWLGPQGVFWAFLYTGIFGGVYALILILINTVCQERIKGCWINLKSFLLTQQFVPLPGSKEKATQLCYGLAIAAGTVFSILKKGG, from the coding sequence ATGATGAAAACACCGCAAACCTGGTTCTTATTGGCGGCCTTGATCTTAGCGGTAATAAATGACCTCAACTCTCAAAAGATCCCCAACCGTCTTACTTATCCGACCATGGCTTTATCCCTTATCTATTGGACAGGCTATAACGGCTGGTCCGGCTTCCTTTTCAGTCTGGCGGGTATCTTGACCGGACTCGCTGTTCTGATCGTTTTTTATCTGGCCGGTGGGATGGGGGCCGGCGATGTAAAGTTAATGGCCGCAGTGGGGGGATGGCTGGGACCTCAGGGTGTTTTCTGGGCCTTTCTTTATACGGGGATTTTCGGGGGAGTCTACGCATTAATTCTTATTCTGATCAATACCGTCTGTCAAGAAAGAATAAAGGGATGCTGGATAAACTTAAAAAGTTTTCTATTGACGCAACAGTTTGTTCCTCTCCCTGGTTCTAAAGAGAAAGCGACTCAGTTATGTTACGGATTAGCCATCGCCGCAGGTACGGTCTTCTCAATTTTAAAAAAGGGAGGATAG
- a CDS encoding Flp family type IVb pilin, with the protein MKKWIKSFLAEEEGANAIEYGLIASLIAVAIITAVTAVGTALVTKFNAVSTAL; encoded by the coding sequence ATGAAAAAGTGGATCAAAAGTTTTTTAGCAGAAGAGGAAGGCGCCAATGCCATTGAGTACGGTTTGATCGCCTCATTGATCGCTGTGGCTATCATTACTGCGGTCACCGCAGTAGGAACTGCCTTAGTTACTAAATTCAATGCAGTGTCTACAGCCTTATAG
- a CDS encoding response regulator transcription factor, giving the protein MSIEVFLADDHPLVRDGLEAIFRAQQEIVFIGSAADGRRAVQQILKLKPDVVLMDISMPNLNGIEATRQIIENQPAIGVIILSMFDNFEYINQAFQAGAKGYLLKLSATEEIFEAIRTVHTGHHYLSQRISEILVTEVLVKRDEHLKKSPLERLSSREREILQLVVEGYSSVKIGETLFISPKTVETYRGRLMEKLGICDLPTLVKFAIKHGLTPLE; this is encoded by the coding sequence ATGTCGATAGAGGTTTTTTTAGCCGATGATCACCCCTTAGTTCGAGATGGTCTGGAGGCCATCTTCAGGGCTCAGCAGGAAATAGTTTTTATCGGAAGTGCCGCAGATGGACGTCGGGCCGTGCAGCAGATCCTGAAGTTGAAACCGGATGTTGTACTTATGGATATTTCCATGCCGAACTTAAATGGGATCGAGGCCACCCGGCAAATCATCGAAAATCAACCGGCTATTGGGGTAATCATTCTCTCCATGTTTGATAACTTCGAATATATCAATCAGGCCTTTCAGGCAGGGGCTAAAGGTTACCTTCTCAAGTTGTCAGCCACTGAGGAAATCTTCGAAGCGATCCGGACGGTGCACACTGGCCACCATTATCTCAGCCAGAGAATTTCAGAGATCCTGGTTACCGAGGTTCTGGTCAAACGCGACGAACATTTAAAAAAAAGTCCGCTTGAACGTCTTAGTTCCAGGGAGCGGGAAATCCTGCAACTGGTCGTGGAAGGTTATTCGAGCGTTAAAATCGGAGAAACCCTGTTCATATCCCCCAAGACAGTAGAAACCTACCGCGGCCGTTTGATGGAGAAGTTGGGAATCTGCGATCTCCCCACCCTGGTTAAGTTTGCCATTAAGCACGGCCTTACCCCCTTGGAATAA
- a CDS encoding radical SAM protein, whose amino-acid sequence MLTDNAMDFFVQWHLTERCNLRCRHCYQEGKASQEMSLAEIKPVVQEIADMIEAWSEAYDMSFAPSFNVTGGEPFLRPDLFEILEAMGQKGFELYLLSNGILIDREKAERLSQLGVKGIQVSMEGPERIHESIRGKGSFAATLGGIDQLLTAGLKTTLNMTLSEINAPYLEEMAVLADSLKVDRLGFSRLVPSGRGVGLLPHMLSKEELKDLYLEVFSIRFPGLEIVTGDPVASQMDRFAETVDLGAVPMGGCAAGFSGMTILPDGTVTPCRRLPIPIGNVKEDSLRELWVTSPVLEKLRDRSQYQGKCGSCNRWANCRGCRAVAYACSQSRAENDFLAEDPQCFL is encoded by the coding sequence ATGTTAACGGATAATGCTATGGATTTTTTTGTTCAGTGGCACCTCACCGAGCGCTGCAATCTTCGATGCCGGCATTGTTATCAGGAAGGAAAAGCCTCCCAGGAGATGTCCTTGGCTGAGATCAAACCGGTGGTACAGGAGATCGCCGATATGATCGAGGCCTGGTCAGAAGCCTATGATATGTCCTTCGCACCCAGTTTTAATGTCACCGGCGGAGAGCCTTTTCTCCGGCCGGACCTGTTTGAGATTTTGGAGGCCATGGGCCAAAAGGGATTTGAACTTTACCTGCTTTCCAACGGGATTTTGATAGACCGGGAAAAGGCCGAGCGGCTCTCTCAGTTGGGGGTGAAGGGGATTCAAGTCAGTATGGAAGGGCCGGAAAGGATCCATGAATCGATCCGGGGGAAGGGAAGTTTCGCAGCCACATTGGGAGGGATCGATCAACTGCTGACCGCGGGCCTTAAAACCACCTTGAATATGACTTTATCTGAGATCAACGCCCCTTATCTGGAAGAAATGGCCGTCCTGGCCGATTCCCTCAAGGTGGACCGTCTTGGTTTTTCCCGGCTGGTCCCTTCAGGCCGGGGGGTGGGATTGCTGCCGCATATGCTGAGCAAGGAAGAACTAAAGGACCTTTATCTGGAAGTCTTTTCGATCCGGTTTCCTGGTCTGGAAATAGTCACCGGCGATCCGGTGGCCTCCCAAATGGACCGCTTTGCCGAGACGGTGGACCTTGGGGCTGTGCCCATGGGCGGCTGTGCGGCCGGATTTTCCGGAATGACCATTTTACCCGATGGAACGGTTACCCCCTGCAGAAGGCTCCCGATCCCCATTGGGAATGTCAAAGAAGACTCGCTGCGTGAACTTTGGGTTACCTCTCCGGTACTCGAAAAGCTCCGGGACAGGAGCCAGTACCAGGGCAAATGCGGTTCTTGCAACCGATGGGCCAATTGCCGCGGTTGCCGGGCCGTTGCCTATGCCTGTTCCCAGTCCAGAGCAGAGAATGATTTCCTGGCCGAAGATCCCCAGTGCTTTTTGTAG